A genomic stretch from Clavelina lepadiformis chromosome 5, kaClaLepa1.1, whole genome shotgun sequence includes:
- the LOC143461025 gene encoding carbohydrate sulfotransferase 11-like, translated as MQFSGKRFTIPYRISLFLLKELICWRYNYNMSHYRHAKKYVLLFLTLMILLIIWFHKYQKAVGYNFLYFEKITQNCNHGVARGLVDESHKVENLRSEEIHILTNEGSQSDENFGRESSDEDEDEFMKRMKKRMDARRKHLQRACKDLGLRDEHSVDNLRGRITHFKKYDLVNCFNPKTGITNFKALLHAIVTSDKPTMEDYVLGKQSGQQLREFIDNYTIINKTEQTSLLSNQDKLKMIVVREPLERLLSSFRDRFVLRSLPGYRRRSEEIHKKYGSNPNVSDDGLATFNEFVSYFIDTPSGTYNTHWQHYRNLCQPCAIDFDIIAKQETIEEDTRYLLKLIGAPKEAKIPAGYKTRGTSQIVLDYYKSVQPKEKRFELYRQCSQEFALFDYSKPSYLSLK; from the exons ATGCAATTTAGCGGAAAAAGATTCACTATACCTTACAgaatatctttatttttacttaaagaaTTAATATGCTGGAGATATAACTACAACATGTCCCATTACCGccatgcaaaaaaatacgtgTTATTATTCCTTACCCTGATGATTTTACTCATCATTTGGTTCCACAAGTATCAGAAAGCTGTTGGTTATAATTTtctatattttgaaaaaataacccAAAATTGCAACCATGGGGTTGCCCGAGGTCTCGTTGACGAAAGTCACAAAGTGGAAAACTTGAGAAGTGAGGAAATTCACATCCTTACAAATGAAGGCTCTCAAAGCGATGAAAACTTTGGCCGTGAATCGAGTGATGAAGATGAAGATGAATTTATGAAGAGAATGAAGAAAAGGATGGACGCGAGACGAAAGCATCTTCAGCGTGCTTGCAAAGACTTAG gacttcGGGACGAGCACTCTGTAGACAACCTACGAGGACGCATCACACATTTCAAGAAATATGACTTGGTCAATTGTTTCAATCCGAAAACTGGAATTACCAACTTCAAGGCATTGCTGCATGCTATAGTAACTTCGGACAAACCGACAATGGAAGACTATGTTTTGGGAAAGCAA TCTGGTCAGCAACTAAGAGAATTCATCGACAACTACAccataataaacaaaactgaaCAAACATCTTTGCTAAGCAACCAAGATAAACTAAAGATGATAGTAGTGAGAGAGCCGCTGGAAAGACTGCTCTCATCATTTAGGGATCGTTTCGTGCTCAGGTCGTTGCCAGGTTATAGAAGACGATCAGAAGAAATCCACAAAAAATATGGATCGAATCCTAATGTGTCTGATG ATGGATTGGCAACTTTCAACGAGTTTGTCTCTTATTTCATCGACACTCCATCCGGGACATACAATACCCACTGGCAGCATTATCGAAACCTTTGCCAGCCATGTGCTATTGATTTTGATATCATAGCAAAACAAGAAACGATTGAGGAAGATACAAG ATATTTATTGAAGTTGATCGGAGCCCCAAAAGAAGCCAAAATACCCGCAGGATACAAGACAAGAGGAACTTCTCAGATAGTCTTAGACTACTACAAGAGTGTCCAACctaaagaaaaacgttttgagCTCTACCGACAATGTAGCCAagaatttgctttgtttgattATAGTAAACCGTCGTATCtttctttaaaatga
- the LOC143459700 gene encoding somatostatin receptor type 2-like isoform X2: MADLSFINQSSFLETLFEMEKEFPTLLFVFSLIICILGFLGNLLVILVITVLKECKKSVTHWYVLQLAIADTIFLLTLPFNISEAINHRWIYPQWMCKAKETILFLNFYASILFLVVMSIDRYIAVCRTFSETLQKFRTQRSAAVISLAVWVISLLLCIPIMLYTFKEGVQPDCKCATVFPTPKKNFTAACIDDHFEGIYLDECVRIQEENYEQQTRSGEFYCKLAGNLLTETFNYGLSASDINITFEENYEDYFAGLPLDILEQGDGETGSDLVEDILIDKECHSWTQPDGWRAFVGFNFAVMFLLPFLVMLITYSLIVRRLFASSERTHSYSSNSGVSPAVAVDKQRKKTRRSHSPSSYNRRRITMMCASLVICFVACWLLFHAVHLAKINGIRLPLEEAHICKDLMTAGTMLAYVNAMLNPILYTFLGGNFTKRLSMAAKKSTQRQSSSATFSKNVRYSKKPRDRNASSNETVTMKITRNATTDAKAIETSSEVRQQAGMITRYQSDQIELASREPMVTVGEENSDKQAQAPIGF, encoded by the exons atggcagatttaagttttataaatCAAAGCAGTTTCCTGGAAACGTTGTTCGAGATGGAAAAGGAGTTTCCAACCCTTTTGTTCGTCTTCTCTCTCATCATCTGCATCCTTGGATTTCTGGGGAATCTCCTGGTCATTTTAGTCATCACCGTCTTGAAGGAATGCAAGAAGTCGGTCACCCATTG GTATGTCTTGCAACTGGCAATTGCCGACACCATATTCCTCTTAACTCTTCCCTTCAACATATCTGAGGCCATCAACCACCGATGGATTTATCCACAGTGGATGTGCAAGGCGAAGGAGACGATATTGTTCCTCAACTTTTATGCATCCATTCTATTTCTGGTG GTAATGAGCATCGACCGTTACATCGCTGTGTGCCGCACTTTCTCTGAAACTCTGCAAAAGTTTCGGACACAACGCTCAGCAGCTGTTATCAGTTTGGCCGTGTGGGTAATCTCTCTTCTACTTTGCATCCCGATCATGCTCTACACGTTCAAGGAGGGAGTCCAACCGGATTGTAAATGCGC CACTGTTTTTCCAACGCCCAAGAAGAATTTCACCGCAGCTTGCATCGATGATCACTTTGAAGGCATCTATCTTGATGAATGCGTAAGGATACAAGAAGAAAATTATGAGCAGCAAACGAGGAGCGGAgagttttattgcaaattgGCAGG aaaTCTTTTAACTGAAACTTTCAACTACGGACTATCTGCATCGGACATTAACATAACgtttgaagaaaattatgaGGATTACTTTGCCGGTCTTCCTCTTGACATTTTAGAACAAGGCGATGGTGAAACAGGCAGTGACTTAGTAGAAGATATTCTCATCGATAAAGAGTGTCATTCATGGACGCAACCGGATGGATGGCGAGCGTTTGTTGGATTCAATTTTGCCGTCATGTTTCTTCTGCCTTTTCTT GTTATGCTGATAACCTACAGCCTGATCGTCAGACGACTATTTGCTTCGAGTGAACGCACTCACAGCTACTCAAGCAACTCTGGCGTCTCACCAGCTGTGGCAGTCGACAAGCAAAGGAAGAAAACTAGACGCTCCCACTCGCCGTCTAGTTACAACAGACGTCGAATCACGATGATGTGCGCATCGCTGGTGATCTGCTTCGTAGCCTGCTGGCTTCTTTTTCACGCGGTGCATTTGGCGAAGATTAACGGCATTCGACTCCCGTTAGAAGAG GCTCACATTTGCAAGGACCTGATGACGGCCGGGACCATGCTGGCCTACGTGAATGCCATGTTGAACCCAATCTTATACACTTTccttggaggaaattttacaaaaagacTGAG CATGGCGGCCAAGAAATCTACACAAAGACAATCATCGTCTGCAACGTTTTCTAAAAATGTCCGCTATTCAAAGAAGCCACGAGATAGAAATGCCTCCAGTAACGAAACGGTGACAATGAAAATAACGAG GAACGCAACCACCGATGCAAAGGCGATTGAAACATCCAGTGAAGTGCGCCAGCAAGCGGGCATGATTACTAGATATCAAAGCGATCAGATTGAACTCGCCAGCAGAGAACCTATGGTGACGGTTGGTGAAGAGAACTCCGATAAACAAGCGCAGGCTCCTATTGGTTTCTGA
- the LOC143460922 gene encoding uncharacterized protein LOC143460922, giving the protein MKMKMRFFVILALLFTIFIISSSSKKLKRNKKHVGFPRGAGYAVRRGGSRKINSSASNGLKRARIQRKHGTNKKRSRRVRRKKLSLAKWCRVLEWRFHICDRTKRTRKFFRSCGAFRSKKIGYKCFHCRSSIQFCNGKGKIFGI; this is encoded by the exons atgaaaatgaaaatgagaTTTTTCGTTATCCTTGCTCTTCTTTTCACGATTTTCATCATCTCCTCATCCTCGAAGAAGCTTAAAAGGAACAAGA AGCATGTCGGCTTTCCAAGAGGAGCAGGTTATGCAGTGCGGAGAGGCGGCTCGAGGAAAATTAATTCGTCAGCGTCTAACGGGTTGAAACGCGCGCGGATACAGAGAAAACACGGAACTAATAAGAAGCGGAGCAGAAGGGTCCGTAGAAAAAAGCTTTCCCTGGCAAAATGGTGCCGGGTGCTTGAATGGAGATTTCACATCTGTGATAGGACCAAGAGAACCCGGAAGTTTTTTCGAAGCTGCGGAGCTTTCAGATCGAAAAAGATTG GTTACAAGTGCTTCCACTGCCGGAGCTCGATCCAATTCTGCAACGGAAAGGGGAAAATTTTTGGCATTTGA
- the LOC143459700 gene encoding somatostatin receptor type 3-like isoform X1, translating to MADLSFINQSSFLETLFEMEKEFPTLLFVFSLIICILGFLGNLLVILVITVLKECKKSVTHWYVLQLAIADTIFLLTLPFNISEAINHRWIYPQWMCKAKETILFLNFYASILFLVVMSIDRYIAVCRTFSETLQKFRTQRSAAVISLAVWVISLLLCIPIMLYTFKEGVQPDCKCATVFPTPKKNFTAACIDDHFEGIYLDECVRIQEENYEQQTRSGEFYCKLAGNLLTETFNYGLSASDINITFEENYEDYFAGLPLDILEQGDGETGSDLVEDILIDKECHSWTQPDGWRAFVGFNFAVMFLLPFLVMLITYSLIVRRLFASSERTHSYSSNSGVSPAVAVDKQRKKTRRSHSPSSYNRRRITMMCASLVICFVACWLLFHAVHLAKINGIRLPLEEAHICKDLMTAGTMLAYVNAMLNPILYTFLGGNFTKRLSMAAKKSTQRQSSSATFSKNVRYSKKPRDRNASSNETVTMKITSRNATTDAKAIETSSEVRQQAGMITRYQSDQIELASREPMVTVGEENSDKQAQAPIGF from the exons atggcagatttaagttttataaatCAAAGCAGTTTCCTGGAAACGTTGTTCGAGATGGAAAAGGAGTTTCCAACCCTTTTGTTCGTCTTCTCTCTCATCATCTGCATCCTTGGATTTCTGGGGAATCTCCTGGTCATTTTAGTCATCACCGTCTTGAAGGAATGCAAGAAGTCGGTCACCCATTG GTATGTCTTGCAACTGGCAATTGCCGACACCATATTCCTCTTAACTCTTCCCTTCAACATATCTGAGGCCATCAACCACCGATGGATTTATCCACAGTGGATGTGCAAGGCGAAGGAGACGATATTGTTCCTCAACTTTTATGCATCCATTCTATTTCTGGTG GTAATGAGCATCGACCGTTACATCGCTGTGTGCCGCACTTTCTCTGAAACTCTGCAAAAGTTTCGGACACAACGCTCAGCAGCTGTTATCAGTTTGGCCGTGTGGGTAATCTCTCTTCTACTTTGCATCCCGATCATGCTCTACACGTTCAAGGAGGGAGTCCAACCGGATTGTAAATGCGC CACTGTTTTTCCAACGCCCAAGAAGAATTTCACCGCAGCTTGCATCGATGATCACTTTGAAGGCATCTATCTTGATGAATGCGTAAGGATACAAGAAGAAAATTATGAGCAGCAAACGAGGAGCGGAgagttttattgcaaattgGCAGG aaaTCTTTTAACTGAAACTTTCAACTACGGACTATCTGCATCGGACATTAACATAACgtttgaagaaaattatgaGGATTACTTTGCCGGTCTTCCTCTTGACATTTTAGAACAAGGCGATGGTGAAACAGGCAGTGACTTAGTAGAAGATATTCTCATCGATAAAGAGTGTCATTCATGGACGCAACCGGATGGATGGCGAGCGTTTGTTGGATTCAATTTTGCCGTCATGTTTCTTCTGCCTTTTCTT GTTATGCTGATAACCTACAGCCTGATCGTCAGACGACTATTTGCTTCGAGTGAACGCACTCACAGCTACTCAAGCAACTCTGGCGTCTCACCAGCTGTGGCAGTCGACAAGCAAAGGAAGAAAACTAGACGCTCCCACTCGCCGTCTAGTTACAACAGACGTCGAATCACGATGATGTGCGCATCGCTGGTGATCTGCTTCGTAGCCTGCTGGCTTCTTTTTCACGCGGTGCATTTGGCGAAGATTAACGGCATTCGACTCCCGTTAGAAGAG GCTCACATTTGCAAGGACCTGATGACGGCCGGGACCATGCTGGCCTACGTGAATGCCATGTTGAACCCAATCTTATACACTTTccttggaggaaattttacaaaaagacTGAG CATGGCGGCCAAGAAATCTACACAAAGACAATCATCGTCTGCAACGTTTTCTAAAAATGTCCGCTATTCAAAGAAGCCACGAGATAGAAATGCCTCCAGTAACGAAACGGTGACAATGAAAATAACGAG cAGGAACGCAACCACCGATGCAAAGGCGATTGAAACATCCAGTGAAGTGCGCCAGCAAGCGGGCATGATTACTAGATATCAAAGCGATCAGATTGAACTCGCCAGCAGAGAACCTATGGTGACGGTTGGTGAAGAGAACTCCGATAAACAAGCGCAGGCTCCTATTGGTTTCTGA
- the LOC143460921 gene encoding somatostatin receptor type 4-like: protein MEKEFPTLLFTFSLIICILGFLGNLLVVLVITILKECKTSVTHWYVLQLAIADTIFLLTLPFNISEAINHRWIYPQWMCKAKESILFLNFYASVLFLVVMSIDRYIAVCRTFSETLQKFRTQSSATVISLAVWVISLLLCIPIMLYTFKEGVQPDCICATIFPSPMKNFTQVCIEDNFKSDTLDECIKLQETNYEQRTTCGNLSAGSFTTDTFNDEPYAFDGYLTYESSYLEYFADLSDDIFEQGDGETGSDLVEDILIDKECHSWTQPDGWRAFVGFNFAVMFLLPFLVMLITYSLIVRRLFASSERTHSYSSNSGVSPAVAVNKQRKETKHSLSPSSYNRRRITMMCASLVICFVACWLLFHAVHLAKIYGIRLPLSQAHICKDLMTAGTLLVYLNAMLNPILYTFLGGSFSKRLRQVAKKFTKRKSSSATSINVRYSKKSRDRNASSNNQTSMMRRITSSRNATVDAKAIETSGEVRQQVGMITRYQSDQIELVSREPMVTVGEENSDKQAQASIGF from the exons ATGGAAAAGGAGTTTCCAACCCTTTTGTTTACCTTCTCTCTCATCATCTGCATCCTTGGATTTCTGGGAAATCTCCTGGTCGTTTTAGTCATCACCATCTTGAAGGAATGCAAAACGTCGGTCACCCATTG GTATGTTTTGCAACTGGCAATTGCCGACACCATATTCCTCTTAACTCTTCCCTTCAACATATCTGAGGCCATCAACCACCGATGGATTTATCCACAGTGGATGTGCAAGGCGAAGGAGTCAATACTGTTCCTCAACTTTTACGCATCCGTTCTATTTCTGGTG GTAATGAGCATCGACCGTTACATCGCTGTGTGCCGCACTTTCTCTGAAACTCTGCAAAAGTTTCGGACACAAAGTTCGGCAACCGTTATCAGTTTGGCCGTGTGGGTGATCTCTCTTCTTCTTTGCATCCCAATCATGCTCTACACGTTTAAGGAGGGAGTCCAACCGGATTGTATATGCGC GACGATCTTTCCATCACCAATGAAGAACTTCACCCAGGTGTGCATTGAggacaattttaaaagcgacaCTTTGGACGAGTGCATAAAGTTGCAGGAGACAAATTACGAGCAACGGACAACGTGCGGAAACTTGTCAGCAGG GAGTTTTACAACTGATACTTTCAACGACGAACCGTACGCATTCGACGGCTATCTAACGTACGAGAGCAGTTACCTAGAATATTTTGCCGATCTTTCGGACGACATTTTTGAACAAGGTGATGGTGAAACAGGCAGTGACTTAGTAGAAGATATCCTCATCGATAAAGAGTGTCATTCATGGACGCAACCGGATGGATGGCGAGCGTTTGTTGGATTTAATTTTGCCGTCATGTTTCTTCTGCCTTTTCTT GTTATGCTGATAACCTACAGCCTAATCGTCAGACGACTATTTGCTTCGAGTGAACGCACTCACAGCTACTCAAGCAACTCTGGCGTCTCACCAGCAGTGGCAGTCAACAAGCAAAGGAAGGAAACTAAACATTCCCTTTCGCCGTCTAGTTACAACAGACGTCGAATCACGATGATGTGCGCATCGCTGGTGATCTGCTTCGTAGCCTGCTGGCTTCTTTTTCATGCGGTGCATTTGGCGAAGATTTACGGCATTCGACTCCCGTTATCGCAG GCTCATATTTGCAAGGACCTGATGACAGCCGGGACTTTGCTGGTCTACTTGAATGCCATGTTGAACCCAATCTTGTACACCTTCCTCGGAGGATCGTTTAGCAAACGACTGAG GCAGGTGGCCAAGAAATTCACCAAAAGAAAGTCATCGTCGGCAACGTCCATAAACGTCCGCTACTCGAAGAAGTCACGAGATAGAAATGCCTCCAGCAATAACCAGACAAGCATGATGAGAAGAATCAC TTCCAGCAGGAACGCAACCGTCGATGCAAAGGCGATTGAAACATCCGGTGAAGTGCGCCAGCAAGTGGGCATGATTACTAGATATCAAAGCGATCAGATTGAACTCGTCAGCAGAGAACCTATGGTGACGGTTGGTGAAGAGAACTCCGATAAACAAGCACAGGCTTCTATTGGTTTCTGA